The DNA segment GGGGGAGCCGCCCTCGACGTGGTCGAGCAGGTCCTCGAAGACGACGACGTCGGCGGCGCTCATCGCGTTGTCCGCGACCACGACGGCACCGGACGCGAGCTTCCCGCGGACGGCCTCGAGCGCCTCGACGTACCGGTGTTTCTGGTGGTCGATCAGTACGACGTCGAACGGGCCGTCGTAGCGTTCGACGGTCTCGATGGCGTCGCCGTGCTCGTACGTCGCGATCGTGCCGTAGCCACCACGTTCGAGGTACTCGCGGGCCATGTCGAGCAGCTCCCTGTTGACCTCGGTGAGGACGATCTCGCCGTCGTCGGGGAGGGCGTCGGCGAACCAGTAGGCGGAGTAGCCGTAGCCCGAGCCGAACTCGAGGACGCGTTTTGCGCCCGCGACCCCGGCCAGAAAGCGGAGGAAGCCGCCGACCTCGGGGCCGACGTGGGGGAAGCCCTCGCGTTCGGCGTACGCGTCCATCTCCCGCAGGACCTCGTCGGGCTGGGGGCCGACCGCGCGAACGAACCGGAGCACGTCGTCGGACAGGTATGCCATGGGCCCACCCACGCGAGCGAGGCCTAAGAATCTCCCTCGAACGTCGCCCCCGCAAGCCGCGCCAATGTGCCACAGAGCACGCTCGTCGCCGTCGCACAGTCGTTCCAGTCGGTCCACTCGCGGGGGTTGTGCGAGATCCCCTCCCGCGAGGGAGCGAACAGCAGTCCGGCGTCGGTCACCCGCGCGATCCGCATCGAGTCGTGGGCCGCCCCCGAGTACAGCTCCATCGTCGTGATCCCGTCGGCCTCGGCGGCCTCGCGCGCCGCCGTCCGGCATCGGGGAGCCATCGCCGCGGGCTCGACGTCGAACTCGCGAGCCAGCGTGCAGTCGACGCCCCGGACGCGCTCGAGGCGGGCGAGGCTCGTTCGCGCCCGGTCGACCAGCGCGTCCATGAGGCCGTGATCGACGTCGCGCACGTCGACGCCGCAGTCGACCCGGCCGGGGACGACGTTGGTGGCGTTGGGCGCCACCGAGAGGCTCCCGACGGTGGCGACGGCGCCCTCGCTCTCGCTCGCGACGGCCTCCTCGGCCGCGCGCTCGACGTCACGGACGAACTCGCTCGCGGCGGCGAGCGCGTCGGTCCGCTCGCCCATCGGCGTCGCGCCCGCGTGGTTCGCCTCGCCCTCGATCGTCACCGAACAGTGGGTGATCCCCGTGATGTCGGAGACGATCCCCACCGGGACGTCCACGCTCTCGAGTCGCGTCCCCTGCTCGACGTGGAGCTCGAGCCAGGCGTCCCAGCCGGCGGCGTTGAGCCGGCCCTCGCCGCGAAAGCCGATCTCCTCCAGAGCGTCCTCGAGCGTCACGCCCTCGGCGTCCTCGAGCGCGAGCGCCTCCTCGACGCTTCGCCGGCCCGTCGCTACGGAGGAGCCGAGCATTCCCGACCCGAACCGCCCGCCCTCCTCCTCGGTGAACGAGACGACCACCAGGGGTCGCTCGGGCTCGATACCCAGTTCGCGCATCGTACGGACGGCCTCGAGGGCGCCGTAGGTGCCGAGCGGGCCGTCGAAGATCCCGCCCTCGGGCACCGAGTCGAGGTGGCTGCCCGCCGCGACGGGCTTCGCGTCGGGATCGGCGCTCTCGGGCGTCCACCGTCCGACGACGTTCCCGACCGCGTCGACCCGCACCTCGAGGCCGGCGTCCTCCAGGCGCTCGACGAAGTACTGGCGGGCTCGCCGGTTGGCCTCGGTGCCCGAACGGTTCGTCCGGCCGCGTCCCTCCTGGGTCTCGACGCGGCCGAACTCGCCGTTTCGTTCGACGTCCTCGCGTAGTCGTTCCCGATCGACCTCCATGCCTCCGGATCGGACGGCGGGGTGATCACGGTTGCGTCTCAAGACCGTACGAGCGGTTCGGCCGACCACGGCGACTCGGACGGGCCGTCGGAACGACGGGACAGAGGGGTTCACTCCGGGACCCAGCGGGCGTCGGAGAGGGTTCGCTGTACCGCCTCCTGGCCGACCGCCGACGCGAGCTCCTCGAACCCCTGGCGGACGGTTCGATCCTCCGCGTTGGCCACCAGCCGCGAGACGATGAACTCCGGGGTCGACCGCCCGACGGTCCCGAACCGCGGCTGGTAGTCCACCTCGAGCTCCAGCTCCGGCGTCAACCCCTCCGCGAAGATGCCGTCGATCCGCGCGGCCGCCGGCAGCGGCGCGAGGTCAGCCGCGAGGTGCGTGACGTAGACGCCGAGCGCCTCCCGGTCGACCGTCAGGCCGACGAGGCCGTTCAGCAGGTCGGCCGCGCGTCCGGGTTCGGTGATCGCCTCGAACTCGTCGACGAGCATCAGCGTTCGATCGCCCTCGACCAGCGGCGGCACCACCGATCGGAGCGTCGACTCGAGGACACCCGCGTTGAACGAGGCGTGACGGCGGTGGAAGACGACGCGGTCGAACGAGCCCACTCGGGCTTCCTCGGCCGGGACCGGCAGCCCCATCGACGCGAGGATCGCGACCGCACAGAGCGTCTCCAGCAGGGTGGTCTTCCCCCCGGAGTTGGCTCCCGTCAGCACCGCGACCCGGTCGTCGGCGGGCGGGCGGACCGATCCGGTTCCCGGAAGGTCGTGGGGCCCGACCGCGTACGTCACCGGCTGCACGTCACCAGACAGGAAGAGGTTCCGGGCGCCCTGTACTGCCAACCCGTCGGCCACGAGGTCGGGCCGTCGGAGGTCGTGTTCGGCCGCGAACCGCCCCAACGAGAGTTCGAACGCGACGTCCGTCACCGTCTCGACCGCCCGCTCCACGTCGCCCTCCGCGTCGCCGACCTCGGATCGGAGCGCGGCCGCCACGGTCTCCTCGCGCTCTCCGACCCTCGTCTCGAGGTCGTCGACCAGGTTCCGGAGCGTCCCCGAGACGAAATCGGCGGTGTCGACCGCGCCCTCGGCGGTCGCGCTCCTGACCGTCCCGCGATCGATCCCGGTCTCCGCCGCGACGTGTTCCACCACGGCACCCCGGAACTCCTCCGTGTCGCGTGTCCCGGCCGCCCGTACCGACTCCATGACGTCCAGCGCCGCCGCCTCGAGTTGTCCGGCGGCGTCGAGCCGGTCTCGCGTGCGATCGAGCTCCTCGTCGGCGCCCTCCAGCACCTCGATGCCGTCGTCGGTCTCGGCCAGATAGCCCAGCGCGCCGGCGGCCTCACGGAGGGCGGTCGGATCCATCTCCGCGAGCACGTCGAACGTCCCGCCCTCCAGGCCCACCTCGCGCAACGCGAGTGCCGTCTCGACCGCCGCGCGATCGGTACCGCCGGCCTCGTCGTAGGCCACGAACGCCTCCAGTACGCG comes from the Halalkalicoccus sp. CG83 genome and includes:
- a CDS encoding MutS-related protein, whose amino-acid sequence is MRLEDYWGIGPKTSELLAEELGVERAIRAIESGDVRTLVDAGVPRGRTTRILRRAHGGAGMDALATADARSVYDDLLSLAAGYAVTGGAADRIRVLTPLTDRATAADRLEEVLAAREAWESLDGAARERVLEAFVAYDEAGGTDRAAVETALALREVGLEGGTFDVLAEMDPTALREAAGALGYLAETDDGIEVLEGADEELDRTRDRLDAAGQLEAAALDVMESVRAAGTRDTEEFRGAVVEHVAAETGIDRGTVRSATAEGAVDTADFVSGTLRNLVDDLETRVGEREETVAAALRSEVGDAEGDVERAVETVTDVAFELSLGRFAAEHDLRRPDLVADGLAVQGARNLFLSGDVQPVTYAVGPHDLPGTGSVRPPADDRVAVLTGANSGGKTTLLETLCAVAILASMGLPVPAEEARVGSFDRVVFHRRHASFNAGVLESTLRSVVPPLVEGDRTLMLVDEFEAITEPGRAADLLNGLVGLTVDREALGVYVTHLAADLAPLPAAARIDGIFAEGLTPELELEVDYQPRFGTVGRSTPEFIVSRLVANAEDRTVRQGFEELASAVGQEAVQRTLSDARWVPE
- a CDS encoding Zn-dependent hydrolase, with translation MEVDRERLREDVERNGEFGRVETQEGRGRTNRSGTEANRRARQYFVERLEDAGLEVRVDAVGNVVGRWTPESADPDAKPVAAGSHLDSVPEGGIFDGPLGTYGALEAVRTMRELGIEPERPLVVVSFTEEEGGRFGSGMLGSSVATGRRSVEEALALEDAEGVTLEDALEEIGFRGEGRLNAAGWDAWLELHVEQGTRLESVDVPVGIVSDITGITHCSVTIEGEANHAGATPMGERTDALAAASEFVRDVERAAEEAVASESEGAVATVGSLSVAPNATNVVPGRVDCGVDVRDVDHGLMDALVDRARTSLARLERVRGVDCTLAREFDVEPAAMAPRCRTAAREAAEADGITTMELYSGAAHDSMRIARVTDAGLLFAPSREGISHNPREWTDWNDCATATSVLCGTLARLAGATFEGDS
- a CDS encoding O-methyltransferase translates to MAYLSDDVLRFVRAVGPQPDEVLREMDAYAEREGFPHVGPEVGGFLRFLAGVAGAKRVLEFGSGYGYSAYWFADALPDDGEIVLTEVNRELLDMAREYLERGGYGTIATYEHGDAIETVERYDGPFDVVLIDHQKHRYVEALEAVRGKLASGAVVVADNAMSAADVVVFEDLLDHVEGGSPDLNEGTRGIAAYLDHVRADPAFETTVLPLGEGIALSRFRPE